A window of Primulina huaijiensis isolate GDHJ02 chromosome 9, ASM1229523v2, whole genome shotgun sequence contains these coding sequences:
- the LOC140984825 gene encoding uncharacterized protein isoform X2 — METGNMGQQEESHSFLVTWRGQKFTVEINQNATLKDLGDHLQALTNVKADTLRLLVSTGKSSTMLYPFSEQHSCLSLEAASVQKGKAVRMMGVLEDEVNEVLQNEKVDLRIAGFDEEAKRLRRKISNRPYTSHKLPQGPYIFCDFRTLSLPGVELNPPTSKALELLHMLASDPGIVSIMNKHHWRVGILTEMEPIGYVGVSPKCILGVNENHGEEISLRLRTDDFQGFRKYESIKKTLLHELAHMVYSDHDANFYALDSQLNKEAATLDWTKSRGHTLSGFTHSVQYEEEFDNNRNETSSQKLGGRTSILPDARASSASAAYQRLANSSTALLRSSMNALEPDTDVDYKDELLELKSYVESGEIHADMEVDPHNSQVSEILSPQTLGCEESNHDVSSARIGPSYPGALQKTLEPEHHDSGADGYPRFQNTVRCDQMDSHTRAATDIPCHFEPKQNDSQEVAMTEPDSGEISSRSQTVQSNSDDPKLQIIQDPVTMVCDRLQNAIQLLRNELSPSEAGVILHTLIKIIRNVIEHPNELKFKKLRKANPVIQKNIVRYKAAMYILILVGFCEDVMDENGKAETFLVLKRNDPGLLWLAKSTIERYIAL; from the exons ATGGAAACTGGG AACATGGGGCAGCAGGAAGAATCACATAGTTTCTTAGTTACATGGCGGGGACAAAAGTTCACAGTGGAGATTAATCAAAATGCTACTCTGAAGGACTTGGGGGACCATTTGCAAGCACTCACTAATGTCAAAGCTGACACTCTTCGGCTTCTTGTTTCCACGGGAAAAAGTTCTACAATGCTGTACCCTTTTTCCGAGCAACATTCTTGTCTAAGCCTGGAAGCAGCATCAGTTCAAAAG GGAAAGGCTGTTCGAATGATGGGAGTTCTAGAAGATGAGGTTAATGAAGTCCTACAGAATGAAAAGGTGGACCTCAGGATTGCTGGATTTGATGAAGAAGCAAAAAGATTGAGGCGGAAAATTTCAAACCGACCCTATACTTCGCATAAACTTCCTCAAGGACCTTAcattttttgtgatttcagaACACTCAGTCTCCCAGGAGTAGAG TTAAATCCTCCTACATCCAAGGCTTTGGAATTGCTGCATATGCTTGCTTCGGATCCGGGAATTGTTTCAATTATGAATAAG CATCATTGGCGAGTGGGAATTTTAACGGAGATGGAACCAATTGGTTATGTTGGTGTAAGTCCTAAATGCATACTTGGCGTCAACGAG AATCATGGAGAAGAGATATCACTGCGCCTTCGAACAGATGACTTCCAGGGTTTCCGTAAATATGAAAGCATTAAGAAGACTCTTCTTCATGAACTA GCACACATGGTGTATTCAGATCATGATGCAAATTTTTATGCGCTGGATAGTCAG CTTAACAAGGAAGCAGCTACTCTTGACTGGACTAAATCAAGGGGCCACACCTTGAGTGGTTTCACTCATTCAGTACAATATGAAGAAGAGTTTGATAATAACCGAAATGAAACCTCATCGCAAAAGCTTGGAGGACGAACTTCTATACTTCCTGATGCTCGTGCATCTTCAGCAAGTGCTGCTTATCAACGTTTAGCCAACTCATCCACTGCACTTCTGAGATCATCTATG AATGCTTTGGAACCTGATACTGATGTTGATTATAAGGATGAGCTCTTGGAGCTCAAAAGTTACGTGGAATCAGGAGAAATCCATGCGGATATGGAAGTTGATCCTCATAATTCTCAAGTGAGCGAAATTTTGTCTCCTCAAACTCTGGGGTGTGAAGAATCAAATCATGATGTATCCAGTGCCAGAATTGGGCCAAGCTACCCTGGAGCACTTCAGAAAACTTTAGAACCTGAACATCATGATTCTGGAGCAGATGGTTATCCGAGATTTCAGAACACGGTGAGATGTGATCAAATGGACTCTCATACACGTGCAGCTACAGATATCCCTTGTCATTTTGAACCTAAGCAAAATGATTCTCAAGAAGTGGCGATGACCGAGCCTGATTCTGGTGAGATATCATCAAGGAGCCAAACTGTTCAGTCCAATTCAGATGATCCAAAATTACAGATAATTCAAGACCCTGTCACCATGGTTTGCGATCGTCTGCAAAATGCTATTCAGTTATTGAGAAATGAACTTAGTCCCTCAGAAGCTGGTGTGATTTTACATACTTTAATTAAGATAATACG TAATGTGATTGAACACCCAAATGAGTTGAAGTTCAAAAAACTCAGAAAG GCTAATCCAGTAATACAAAAGAACATTGTTAGATACAAAG CTGCTATGTACATTCTCATACTGGTTGGATTCTGTGAAGATGTTATGGACGAAAATGGGAAGGCCGAAACCTTTTTAGTGCTGAAGCGAAATGATCCAGGTTTGTTGTGGCTTGCCAAATCAACTATTGAGAGATACATTGCATTGTAA
- the LOC140984825 gene encoding uncharacterized protein isoform X1 — METGQNMGQQEESHSFLVTWRGQKFTVEINQNATLKDLGDHLQALTNVKADTLRLLVSTGKSSTMLYPFSEQHSCLSLEAASVQKGKAVRMMGVLEDEVNEVLQNEKVDLRIAGFDEEAKRLRRKISNRPYTSHKLPQGPYIFCDFRTLSLPGVELNPPTSKALELLHMLASDPGIVSIMNKHHWRVGILTEMEPIGYVGVSPKCILGVNENHGEEISLRLRTDDFQGFRKYESIKKTLLHELAHMVYSDHDANFYALDSQLNKEAATLDWTKSRGHTLSGFTHSVQYEEEFDNNRNETSSQKLGGRTSILPDARASSASAAYQRLANSSTALLRSSMNALEPDTDVDYKDELLELKSYVESGEIHADMEVDPHNSQVSEILSPQTLGCEESNHDVSSARIGPSYPGALQKTLEPEHHDSGADGYPRFQNTVRCDQMDSHTRAATDIPCHFEPKQNDSQEVAMTEPDSGEISSRSQTVQSNSDDPKLQIIQDPVTMVCDRLQNAIQLLRNELSPSEAGVILHTLIKIIRNVIEHPNELKFKKLRKANPVIQKNIVRYKAAMYILILVGFCEDVMDENGKAETFLVLKRNDPGLLWLAKSTIERYIAL, encoded by the exons ATGGAAACTGGG CAGAACATGGGGCAGCAGGAAGAATCACATAGTTTCTTAGTTACATGGCGGGGACAAAAGTTCACAGTGGAGATTAATCAAAATGCTACTCTGAAGGACTTGGGGGACCATTTGCAAGCACTCACTAATGTCAAAGCTGACACTCTTCGGCTTCTTGTTTCCACGGGAAAAAGTTCTACAATGCTGTACCCTTTTTCCGAGCAACATTCTTGTCTAAGCCTGGAAGCAGCATCAGTTCAAAAG GGAAAGGCTGTTCGAATGATGGGAGTTCTAGAAGATGAGGTTAATGAAGTCCTACAGAATGAAAAGGTGGACCTCAGGATTGCTGGATTTGATGAAGAAGCAAAAAGATTGAGGCGGAAAATTTCAAACCGACCCTATACTTCGCATAAACTTCCTCAAGGACCTTAcattttttgtgatttcagaACACTCAGTCTCCCAGGAGTAGAG TTAAATCCTCCTACATCCAAGGCTTTGGAATTGCTGCATATGCTTGCTTCGGATCCGGGAATTGTTTCAATTATGAATAAG CATCATTGGCGAGTGGGAATTTTAACGGAGATGGAACCAATTGGTTATGTTGGTGTAAGTCCTAAATGCATACTTGGCGTCAACGAG AATCATGGAGAAGAGATATCACTGCGCCTTCGAACAGATGACTTCCAGGGTTTCCGTAAATATGAAAGCATTAAGAAGACTCTTCTTCATGAACTA GCACACATGGTGTATTCAGATCATGATGCAAATTTTTATGCGCTGGATAGTCAG CTTAACAAGGAAGCAGCTACTCTTGACTGGACTAAATCAAGGGGCCACACCTTGAGTGGTTTCACTCATTCAGTACAATATGAAGAAGAGTTTGATAATAACCGAAATGAAACCTCATCGCAAAAGCTTGGAGGACGAACTTCTATACTTCCTGATGCTCGTGCATCTTCAGCAAGTGCTGCTTATCAACGTTTAGCCAACTCATCCACTGCACTTCTGAGATCATCTATG AATGCTTTGGAACCTGATACTGATGTTGATTATAAGGATGAGCTCTTGGAGCTCAAAAGTTACGTGGAATCAGGAGAAATCCATGCGGATATGGAAGTTGATCCTCATAATTCTCAAGTGAGCGAAATTTTGTCTCCTCAAACTCTGGGGTGTGAAGAATCAAATCATGATGTATCCAGTGCCAGAATTGGGCCAAGCTACCCTGGAGCACTTCAGAAAACTTTAGAACCTGAACATCATGATTCTGGAGCAGATGGTTATCCGAGATTTCAGAACACGGTGAGATGTGATCAAATGGACTCTCATACACGTGCAGCTACAGATATCCCTTGTCATTTTGAACCTAAGCAAAATGATTCTCAAGAAGTGGCGATGACCGAGCCTGATTCTGGTGAGATATCATCAAGGAGCCAAACTGTTCAGTCCAATTCAGATGATCCAAAATTACAGATAATTCAAGACCCTGTCACCATGGTTTGCGATCGTCTGCAAAATGCTATTCAGTTATTGAGAAATGAACTTAGTCCCTCAGAAGCTGGTGTGATTTTACATACTTTAATTAAGATAATACG TAATGTGATTGAACACCCAAATGAGTTGAAGTTCAAAAAACTCAGAAAG GCTAATCCAGTAATACAAAAGAACATTGTTAGATACAAAG CTGCTATGTACATTCTCATACTGGTTGGATTCTGTGAAGATGTTATGGACGAAAATGGGAAGGCCGAAACCTTTTTAGTGCTGAAGCGAAATGATCCAGGTTTGTTGTGGCTTGCCAAATCAACTATTGAGAGATACATTGCATTGTAA